From the Oryza glaberrima chromosome 5, OglaRS2, whole genome shotgun sequence genome, one window contains:
- the LOC127774649 gene encoding uncharacterized protein LOC127774649, which yields MEAPAMEPGEMEAMLRAAAEFASYPGAHGDDTVRQFLEQYPLPKLLGALQSEADVPGMDETIAACLDKVFSSRYGASFLPSYGAFIQAGLLANSKNTRQLACKAVIHLLDKAGDSAVVVDTFVQHNLYPLLMNCLTEGDEEISSISLDGIKRLAQIPKGIEIIFPPNGQGSVQLHKVAAQSSSMARIRILSLVAKLFAVSTYTATAIYDSNLLSLFEDEIKDRGDMLKTLSALEVLYELVEHPHSNIFLLKTNLLQLMVDVINDSSADSIVRSRATLISGRLLSSADAFMTIDRNCVANLLLAIDKLLKMEESQNTDETESALEALGLIGTTSAGACLLLTDSSNAARHVVEASFGRQGRGKQLAALHAFGSISGVDRQEDQIKLDNQAEERLKRFVYTTARNSPKLTPLALLLSVLQQDPDIRITGYRVISGLVAREWCLMEICSKLDIINLVTDPKMEMTKLGMEARHDCCLAISKALSSSHLHEPSLSELIGKLNEAVKRGPYLSERKRVEPQPVVVPAERF from the exons ATGGaggcgccggcgatggagcccGGCGAGATGGAAGCGATGCTCCGGGCGGCAGCGGAGTTCGCGTCCTACCCAG GAGCGCATGGTGATGACACCGTGAGGCAGTTCCTGGAGCAATACCCTCTGCCCAAGCTGTTAGG TGCATTGCAGAGTGAGGCTGATGTACCTGGGATGGATGAAACTATTGCCGCATGCTTGGACAAAGTATTTTCTTCGAGATATGGAGCATCATTTCTGCCAAGCTATGGT GCATTTATTCAAGCTGGATTGCTTGCAAACTCGAAGAATACCAGACAACTAGCCTGCAAAGCT GTGATACATCTTCTTGATAAGGCTGGAGATAGTGCTGTTGTTGTGGACACATTTGTTCAGCACAATCTATATCCTCTTCTGATGAACTGTTTAACTGAGGG AGATGAGGAGATTTCATCAATTTCTCTGGATGGCATAAAACGTTTAGCACAAATTCCTAAAGGCATT GAGATCATATTTCCACCAAATGGTCAAGGGTCTGTGCAACTCCACAAAGTGGCAGCTCAGTCATCGTCCATG GCACGAATTCGCATTCTATCACTGGTAGCTAAGCTCTTTGCTGTGTCAACCTATACTGCTACTGCCATTTACGACTCAAATCTTCTCAGCTTATTTGAGGATGAGATAAAAGATAGAGGAGACATGCTTAAAACCCTGAGTGCACTAGAGGTCCTCTATGAG CTCGTGGAACACCCTCACAGCAATATCTTCTTGCTGAAGACTAATTTACTTCAACTCATGGTTGATGTGATCAA CGATTCATCGGCTGATTCTATTGTACGGTCAAGGGCAACATTGATTAGTGGGAGGCTTCTTTCTTCAGCTGATGCTTTCATGACAATAGATCGAAACT GTGTTGCAAATCTGCTTCTAGCTATAGACAAATTATTGAAGATGGAAGAAAGTCAAAATACAGATGAAACTGAGAGTGCATTGGAGGCCTTAGGTCTGATTGGTACAA CATCTGCTGGAGCATGTTTGTTGCTCACAGATTCATCAAATGCTGCCAGACATGTGGTAGAGGCATCCTTTGGTCGGCAGGGTAGAGGTAAACAGCTG GCTGCTTTGCATGCATTTGGAAGCATATCTGGTGTTGATCGGCAGGAAGACCAAATAAAACTGGATAATCAAGCGGAAGAACGCCTGAAGCGTTTTGTCTATACCACAGCAAGAAACAGTCCAAAACTGACACCTTTG GCTCTTCTTCTGTCGGTGTTACAACAAGATCCAGACATAAGGATAACT GGTTACAGAGTAATATCTGGCCTTGTTGCCAGAGAATGGTGCCTAATGGAAATTTGTTCAAAGTTGGACATAATCAACCTTGTTACAGATCCCAAAATGGAGATGACAAAACTTG GCATGGAAGCACGGCATGATTGTTGTCTGGCGATCAGCAAGGCATTATCATCATCACATCTTCATGAACCAAGCCTTTCTGAACTCATTGGAAAG TTGAATGAAGCGGTTAAAAGGGGTCCTTATCTTTCTGAGAGGAAGCGTGTGGAGCCACAGCCGGTGGTTGTCCCGGCAGAGAGGTTTTAA
- the LOC127772666 gene encoding MACPF domain-containing protein NSL1-like: MMRVLGFMGDGGGGGMMTAQAAAEAAVGAIGCGYDLTSDLRLSRVKAGGRLVDIDGPSGAARRELVLPGGAVVGGVPVGIVADKGERTRFRSDVLSFAQMAEQVNQTMSVAGKIPSGAFNAMFDYRGCWHKDAAATGSLCFDGRFVELYAVEAPRAHLALLDRVKRDVPPFWDPAALAEFIDKYGTHVIAGVKMGGKDVVCIKQLKGSNLTQSDVQSRLKKLSDDKLAQDSPESLTARDDKFLLGLNGSLLLGPGSAAWRLFRPSVVSHKDDIVSIHIRRGGVDNGQGHSKWLSTISGSPDVISMAFVPITSLLTGVRGCGFLNHAVNLYLRYKPPIEELHQFLEFQVPRQWAPEFGELPLALGPRKKKNSLPSLQFTLMGPKLHVTTAKADSGNRPVTGIRLFLEGKKNNRLGVHLQHLSATPGTITIAGEVASAEDATVRERDYIEPIKSPLLSHVCTAPVQYNGARIDDCAAIVTRAWLEVQETCLKKVLFLRLGFSGVASTKIRRSEWDGPFVVSRKSGSLSALFSARLSAAGAGGSAQMMQQQQPVGEKVEVNSAIFPKGPPVPLPVQRMARYVDTTEVMRGPADLPGYWVVTGAKLCIEGGKVALKVKYSLLIAEVLDYPE; this comes from the exons atgatgagGGTGTTGGGTTTCAtgggagatggtggtggtggtgggatgaTGACGGCGcaggctgcggcggaggcggcggtgggcgcgatcGGGTGCGGGTACGACCTCACGAGCGACCTCCGCCTCAGCCGCGTCAAGGCGGGCGGGAGGCTGGTGGACATCGACgggccgagcggcgcggcgagacGGGAGCTGGTCCTCCCCGGGGGAGCCGTCGTGGGGGGCGTGCCGGTGGGGATCGTCGCCGACAAGGGGGAGCGCACCCGGTTCCGCTCCGACGTCCTCTCCTTCGCTCAG ATGGCGGAGCAGGTGAACCAGACGATGTCGGTGGCGGGGAAGATCCCGTCGGGCGCGTTCAACGCCATGTTCGACTACCGCGGGTGCTGGCACAAGGACGCAGCCGCCACGGGGAGCCTCTGCTTCGACGGCCGCTTCGTCGAGCTCTACGCCGTCGAGGCCCCCCGCGCGCACCTCGCCCTGCTCGACCGCGTCAAGCGCGACGTCCCGCCCTTCTGGGACCCCGCTGCTCTCGCGGA ATTCATCGACAAGTACGGGACGCACGTCATCGCCGGGGTGAAGATGGGAGGGAAGGATGTGGTCTGCATCAAGCAGCTCAAGGGATCCAATCTCACACAGAGCGATGTGCAGTCTCGGCTCAAGAAACTCTCCGACGACAAGCTCGCTCAGGATTCACCTGAAAGTTTAACTGCAAGAGACGACAAGTTCTTGCTGGGATTAAAC GGGAGTTTATTATTGGGTCCTGGATCTGCTGCTTGGCGGTTGTTCAGACCATCAGTCGTGTCACACAAAGAT GACATCGTCAGTATCCACATCAGAAGAGGGGGCGTTGATAATGGCCAAGGCCACAGTAAATGGCTTTCGACGATCAGCGGTTCACCGGACGTCATCTCTATGGCTTTTGTGCCGATTACTTCTCTGCTCACTGGTGTTCGAGGCTGCGGGTTCCTGAATCATGCAGTGAACCTCTACCTCAGAT ACAAACCTCCAATAGAGGAACTCCATCAATTTCTGGAATTCCAGGTGCCACGACAATGGGCTCCAGAGTTTGGGGAGCTCCCTCTGGCTTTGGGCCcgagaaagaagaagaacagcCTGCCATCTCTTCAGTTTACTCTCATGGGTCCTAAGCTTCATGTCACCACTGCCAAG GCTGATTCTGGGAATCGTCCGGTGACCGGCATTCGGCTGTTCCTGGAAGGCAAGAAGAACAACCGGCTGGGCGTTCACCTACAGCATTTGTCAGCGACGCCGGGCACGATCAcgatcgccggcgaggtggcgtCGGCGGAGGACGCCACCGTGAGGGAGCGCGACTACATCGAGCCCATCAAGTCGCCGCTGCTGTCGCACGTGTGCACGGCGCCGGTGCAGTACAACGGCGCGCGGATCGACGACTGCGCGGCGATCGTGACGAGGGCGTGGCTGGAGGTGCAGGAGACGTGCCTCAAGAAGGTGCTCTTCCTGCGGCTGGGCTTCTCCGGCGTGGCATCCACCAAGATCCGGCGGTCGGAGTGGGATGGCCCGTTCGTCGTGTCACGCAAGTCGGGCTCGCTGTCGGCATTGTTCAGCGCGCGGCTgtccgccgccggtgccggtggCTCCGCGCAgatgatgcagcagcagcagccggtggGGGAGAAGGTGGAGGTGAACTCCGCCATCTTCCCCAAGGGCCCGCCGGTGCCTCTCCCGGTGCAGAGGATGGCGAGGTACGTCGACACAACGGAGGTGATGAGGGGCCCCGCCGACTTGCCGGGGTACTGGGTGGTCACCGGCGCGAAGCTCTGCATCGAAGGCGGCAAAGTTGCACTCAAGGTCAAGTACTCGCTGCTCATCGCGGAGGTGCTAGACTACCCTGAGTGA